A window of the Rhineura floridana isolate rRhiFlo1 chromosome 13, rRhiFlo1.hap2, whole genome shotgun sequence genome harbors these coding sequences:
- the PLEKHF1 gene encoding pleckstrin homology domain-containing family F member 1: MVDYLANTEINSQRIAAVENSFGASGQPLAVPGRVLLGEGILTKECRKKAKPRIFFLFNDILVYGSIVINKRKYSCQHIIPLDEVTLETLPDTLQMKNRWMIKTAKKSFVVSAASLTERKEWISHLEECVRHLLSKTGQEPPTEHAAPWIPDKATDICMRCTHTKFSALTRRHHCRKCGFVVCGECSRQRFLMPRLSPKPLRVCNLCYKQLMAEKKENDDQSKPVHSPLAGYEPSSGDDSDRSDEDKLEQWSAAAEFYTSSAAWSSFHS, encoded by the coding sequence ATGGTAGACTACCTGGCTAATACTGAGATCAACAGCCAACGGATTGCTGCCGTAGAGAactcctttggggcatctggccaACCGTTAGCAGTGCCGGGAAGGGTCCTCTTGGGTGAAGGGATTTTGACCAAAGAATGCCGGAAAAAAGCCAAGCCACGAATTTTCTTCCTTTTCAATGACATCCTTGTGTACGGAAGTATTGTGATCAACAAAAGGAAGTACAGCTGCCAGCACATCATACCCCTTGACGAAGTCACTTTGGAAACGTTGCCAGATACCTTGCAAATGAAGAACCGGTGGATGATCAAAACGGCCAAGAAGTCCTTTGTTGTTTCTGCGGCCTCCCTGACCGAGAGGAAAGAATGGATTAGCCACCTGGAGGAATGCGTTCGCCACTTGTTATCCAAGACGGGCCAGGAGCCCCCCACAGAACACGCCGCTCCCTGGATCCCCGATAAGGCCACCGACATTTGCATGCGCTGCACACATACCAAGTTCTCCGCTCTCACACGAAGGCACCACTGTCGGAAATGTGGCTTTGTAGTGTGTGGAGAGTGTTCCCGGCAGAGATTTCTCATGCCCCGGCTGTCCCCGAAGCCTTTGAGGGTTTGCAATCTTTGCTACAAACAGCTGAtggcagaaaaaaaggaaaatgacGACCAGTCAAAGCCAGTTCATTCCCCTCTGGCTGGCTATGAACCTTCTAGCGGGGATGACAGTGACAGATCTGATGAGGACAAACTGGAACAAtggtcagcagcagcagaattTTACACGTCTAGTGCGGCTTGGTCATCTTTCCATAGCTGA